One segment of Anopheles stephensi strain Indian chromosome 3, UCI_ANSTEP_V1.0, whole genome shotgun sequence DNA contains the following:
- the LOC118513439 gene encoding protein obstructor-E: MIISREATVKMKAVAKFSLSFLVLVSVIFGLSTAQTQLRRQYELNRRTTGSGSAVRNREPAAADPPVRSPVRQQGPVQATASDEIDPELSENCPEPNGYFADAEQCDKYYQCRDGQITEKLCPDGMVFNDYDSDQEKCDLPFNIDCSKRPKLQTPIPSLHCPRQNGYFASETGACDKFYYCVDGMFNMITCPEGLVFNPRTGICTWPDEAQKKGCSSEDVFKFTCPKVNETEAATHPRYADPDDCQFFYVCINGETPRRNGCKLGQAFDDLGKHCEWARKVPDCADWYKDRLTDKQLEELENPPTPKPKPANNPSKVSRRRPSKRPKQPVDDSE; this comes from the exons GACTATCCACTGCCCAGACGCAGCTCCGACGGCAGTATGAGCTAAACCGACGAACGACGGGCAGTGGTTCGGCTGTCCGCAACCGTGAACCCGCAGCAGCCGATCCGCCCGTCCGCAGCCCGGTGAGACAGCAGGGCCCGGTACAGGCGACCGCGTCCGACGAGATCGATCCGGAACTGTCGGAGAACTGTCCCGAACCGAACGGATACTTTGCGGATGCGGAGCAGTGCGATAAGTACTATCAGTGCCGCGATGGACAAATTACGGAGAAGCTCTGCCCGGACGGTATGGTGTTTAACGATTATGATTCCGACCAGGAGAAGTGCGATCTGCCGTTCAACATTGACTGCAGCAAGCGTCCGAAGCTGC AAACCCCGATACCTTCCCTGCACTGCCCACGCCAGAACGGTTACTTTGCAAGCGAAACGGGAGCGTGCGATAAGTTCTACTACTGTGTCGATGGAATGTTCAACATGATCACCTGCCCGGAAGGGTTGGTGTTCAATCCTCGCACCGGTATCTGTACCTGGCCGGACGAGGCACAGAAGAAGGGCTGCTCGTCGGAGGACGTGTTCAAGTTTACCTGCCCGAAGGTGAACGAAACGGAGGCCGCCACCCATCCACGGTACGCCGATCCGGACGACTGCCAGTTCTTCTACGTGTGCATCAACGGTGAGACGCCGCGCCGCAACGGCTGCAAGCTCGGACAGGCGTTCGACGACCTGGGCAAGCACTGCGAATGGGCCCGAAAGGTGCCGGATTG TGCCGATTGGTATAAGGATCGTCTTACCGATAAGCAGCTGGAAGAGCTGGAGAATCCGCcaacaccgaaaccgaaaccggcCAACAACCCGTCGAAGGTTTCCCGCCGCCGTCCATCGAAACGACCGAAGCAACCGGTCGACGATTCGGAGTAG
- the LOC118513438 gene encoding uncharacterized protein LOC118513438, with protein MSLQAKSPPPSGRKRVEKLIGQQDTKGPIGWLLRLLKSISTFVLIFLEQGAVHGLAHLGKPFLHILEKLFWLALIVVSIYFSVVLSFVSVERYQSKSTVVAIEKDHYYWNTSMPSLTICPLKRIYRPYLLNYCSKNGISKEEDQAELYDFLESLANSSYFNFQNIKHSDNVDSMLDMLQIKPENYMMVIYNLTRDLTRLDDTELRVRTQSNLEYLRTYQTLTEYGICYTTNSFISSNLTASLLLTGKQTPLDDFYLSRVVHNVRYGNLFDGDITYSFIGFEPPITIFYHSPYETLNIAKYQPLTNEAHEYETFSIEIVTTKDFKEDTTISQRGCRFHYESNLTHYKIYTKGICLQECRIQLADKLCGCIPHFYPNPDGPRAKKVCHYKQLMKCFPRYQKLFLEFKQDNNDKKGIPCYCEQNCVDSKVIIEHRQLPLMSTPYLTLTPWSTLFCTESTFRRDLRNTVLCTGIIATGSPSVLLQVLKQTQKLIGSIGGLIVVKRYPLVRFSRQLLFTFTDLLVSIGGTAGFFLGFSVLGMVEILYFFTLRLVWYIAGRR; from the exons ATGAGCTTGCAAGCGAAATCACCCCCACCGAGTGGCAGAAAGCGGGTGGAAAAACTCATCGGACAGCAGGACACCAAAGGCCCAATAGGATGGCTGCTGCGACTGCTCAAGTCCATCAGCACGTTCGTGCTCATCTTTCTCGAGCAAGGTGCCGTCCACGGGCTAGCACATTTGGGCAAACCCTTTCTACACATCCTGGAAAA GCTCTTCTGGTTGGCACTGATCGTCGTATCCATTTATTTTTCGGTCGTGCTGAGCTTTGTGTCTGTGGAGCGCTACCAAAGCAAAAGTACGGTCGTTGCCATTGAAAAGGATCATTACTACTGGAACACCTCCATGCCGAGCCTCACAATCTGTCCGCTCAAACGTATCTATCGACCTTACCTACTCAACTACTGCAG TAAAAATGGCATTTCCAAGGAGGAAGATCAAGCCGAGTTGTACGACTTTTTGGAATCGCTTGCCAACTCATCGTACTTCAACTTTCAAAACATTAAGCACAGTGATAATGTGGAT AGCATGCTGGACATGTTACAGATAAAGCCGGAAAACTACATGATGGTGATATACAACCTTACCCGCGATCTAACCCGCCTGGACGATACGGAACTGCGTGTCCGCACGCAAAGTAACCTCGAGTACTTACGCACCTATCAAACACTCACCGAGTACGGTATCTGCTACACCACCAACAGTTTCATCTCGTCCAACTTAACGGCCAG TTTGCTGCTGACCGGAAAGCAAACTCCGTTGGACGATTTTTATCTGTCCCGTGTCGTGCACAACGTTCGGTACGGGAACCTCTTCGATGGGGACATCACGTACAGCTTTATTGGCTTTGAGCCACCGATCACG ATCTTTTATCACAGTCCGTACGAGACGCTTAACATCGCCAAATATCAACCACTGACTAATGAAGCGCACGAGTACGAAACGTTCTCGATCGAAATCGTTACCACGAAAGATTTTAAAGA ggACACAACTATCTCTCAGCGTGGCTGCCGGTTTCACTACGAGTCCAACCTGACGCACTACAAGATCTACACTAAAGGCATCTGTCTGCAGGAGTGTCGCATCCAGCTCGCCGACAAGCTGTGCGGTTGCATACCCCATTTCTATCCTAATCCCG ATGGACCGAGGGCGAAGAAAGTGTGCCACTACAAGCAGCTGATGAAGTGCTTTCCCCGCTACCAGAAGCTGTTCCTCGAGTTCAAGCAGGACAACAACGACAAGAAGGGTATTCCCTGCTACTGCGAGCAGAACTGCGTAGACTCGAAGGTCATCATCGAGCATCGGCAG CTCCCGCTTATGTCCACACCGTACCTCACACTGACACCCTGGAGCACATTATTCTGCACCGAAAGCACGTTCCGCCGGGATTTACGAAACACAGTGCTGTGCACTGGAATAATAGCCACCGGTTCACCTTCTGTGCTGCTGCAGGTTCTGAAGCAAACGCAAAAGCTCATCGGTAGCATCGGCGGACTGATTGTCGTGAAGCGTTATCCACTGGTTCGATTCAGCCGGCAGCTTCTGTTTACTTTTACCGATCTGTTGG TATCGATTGGAGGAACGGCCGGCTTTTTCCTAGGCTTCAGTGTGCTCGGTATGGTGGAAATACTGTACTTTTTCACTCTTCGCCTAGTGTGGTACATAGCAGGAAGACGATAA
- the LOC118513442 gene encoding translocation protein SEC62, translated as MAEKRRAKKRKDEYSGPGGVEQEIEKASKEEYKVAKWLKSNVPTKKTKFLNHNVEYFSSIKAIDALLASKFAQGDNCLFPHRQAAIDFMADMLYHKFFHRARKVPVSEQELRGKSGSKKAAAEAVTQAAAPPAKDGAKAAKEDPRATDAESSHAEGGSKVAVEVAEKRKRKIRLEMHPEQVFIDGHEAYVWLYDPIPMHYWIFGALLVVGAIVICLFPLWPPLLRKGVYYLSIAAAGFLVFILGLVVLRCIIFCLVWVVTGGKHHFWLLPNLTEDVGFFASFWPLYNHEYKDGQAGATDKAGKKTKKRKRDKDSGGEEEGTTGGNIPPTIDEVKERDTEVESVKQPTSAEGLRHRGGKQQQQQQPQSESKQVTPATIAEPIDEEQNSGTPSESDSEGSQRSSTGKDFEMVEPDEVDTS; from the exons ATGGCGGAGAAACGTCGTGCAAAAAAGCGGAAGGAT GAGTACAGTGGCCCCGGTGGCGTAGAGCAGGAGATCGAGAAAGCTTCCAAGGAGGAGTACAAGGTGGCAAAATGGCTCAAATCGAACGTACCGACGAAAAAGACCAAATTTCTCAACCACAACGTGGAGTACTTTTCCT CTATCAAAGCAATCGATGCGCTGCTTGCGTCAAAGTTTGCCCAAGGTGACAATTGTCTCTTCCCGCACCGGCAGGCCGCGATCGATTTTATGGCCGATATGCTGTACCACAAGTTTTTCCACCGCGCCCGAAAGGTGCCGGTGAGCGAGCAGGAGCTCCGTGGCAAGAGTGGCAGCAAGAAGGCAGCAGCGGAAGCGGTCACACAGGCGGCAGCCCCACCGGCCAAGGATGGCGCGAAGGCAGCGAAAGAGGACCCGCGGGCGACTGACGCCGAAAGTAGTCACGCGGAGGGTGGCAGTAAggtggcggtggaggtggCGGAGAAACGCAAACGCAAGATCCGCCTCGAGATGCATCCGGAGCAGGTGTTTATCGATGGGCACGAGGCGTACGTTTGGCTGTACGATCCGATACCGATGCACTACTGGATCTTTGGTGCGCTGCTCGTGGTTGGGGCGATCGTGATCTGTCTGTTCCCGCTGTGGCCACCGCTGCTGCGGAAGGGTGTCTACTATCTGAGTATAGCGGCGGCCGGGTTTCTGGTGTTCATTCTCGGGCTGGTCGTGCTGCGGTGCATCATTTTCTGTCTGGTATGGGTCGTTACGGGCGGCAAGCATCACTTCTGGTTGCTACCGAATCTGACCGAGGATGTCGGATTCTTTGCCTCCTTCTGGCCGCTGTATAAT CACGAATACAAAGATGGTCAAGCTGGTGCCACCGACAAAGCgggcaagaaaacaaaaaaacgaaaacgcgACAAGGATAGTGGCGGCGAGGAGGAAGGCACCACCGGCGGTAATATCCCACCGACGATCGACGAGGTGAAGGAGCGGGACACGGAGGTGGAAAGCGTGAAGCAGCCAACATCGGCCGAAGGATTAAGACATCGCGgtggcaagcagcagcagcagcagcagccacagagCGAATCGAAACAGGTGACACCGGCCACGATCGCGGAGCCGATCGACGAGGAGCaaaa TTCCGGAACACCGTCGGAAAGCGATTCGGAAGGCTCGCAGCGCTCCTCGACGGGGAAGGACTTTGAGATGGTTGAACCCGACGAGGTGGACACTTCGTAA